Proteins found in one Kluyveromyces marxianus DMKU3-1042 DNA, complete genome, chromosome 2 genomic segment:
- the ALG7 gene encoding UDP-N-acetylglucosamine--dolichyl-phosphate N-acetylglucosaminephosphotransferase, which translates to MLPYLLLVIALSIIVYFKDISPIGSAIGFSIIGYVTVDALIPRVSDSFIKIGLFGKDLSKPGRPVIPESIGSVSATVYLFIMFFSIPFMFYKYLVTTSGGGYRDVVAQQQTQEQLFPHGKLSEFLSALLCLESTILLGAADDLFDIRWRHKFFLPAIAAIPLLIVYYVDFSVTYVLIPRFVQEFLNTTMTSVDLGALYYVYMASVAIFCPNSINILAGVNGLEVGQSIVLAFIFLINDILYLTMGVNEHAQESHLFSLLLIIPFLGVSIALFKWNRWPAKVFVGDTYCYFAGMVFAVVGILGHFSKTTLLFFLPQIFNFLYSAPQLFGLVPCPRHRLPKFHEEDWLMYTSRAEFKEKKPKKIVSTMLKILYKFKLIDINIDPKTNEILDCSNMTLINLIIVWFGPMREDKLCNTVLLLQFSIGLAAICLRHLLGSLLFGNDNLWKVV; encoded by the coding sequence ATGCTTCCTTATCTACTATTAGTGATCGCGCTTTCGATAATCGTCTACTTTAAGGACATTTCGCCAATTGGATCTGCCATTGGATTCTCCATCATTGGATATGTGACGGTCGATGCCTTGATTCCAAGAGTCAGCGATTCGTTTATCAAGATTGGTCTGTTTGGTAAAGACTTGAGCAAGCCTGGAAGACCAGTGATCCCTGAAAGCATCGGGTCTGTATCTGCCACGGTGTACCTTTTCATaatgttcttttctattCCCTTTATGTTTTACAAGTACCTGGTCACAACGTCTGGCGGCGGTTACAGAGATGTGGTAGCCCAACAACAGACCCAGGAGCAATTGTTCCCACATGGTAAGTTAAGCGAGTTTTTGAGCGCGTTGTTGTGTCTAGAATCGACAATTTTGTTAGGTGCTGCCGACGATTTGTTTGATATTCGCTGGAGAcacaagttcttcttgcctGCCATCGCTGCAATTCCCTTGCTTATCGTCTATTATGTGGACTTCAGCGTAACTTATGTGTTAATTCCTagatttgttcaagaattttTAAACACAACGATGACCTCAGTTGATTTGGGGGCATTGTACTATGTGTACATGGCATCTGTTGCCATATTTTGCCCAAATTCTATCAATATTTTAGCCGGTGTGAATGGTTTGGAAGTGGGACAGAGTATTGTGCTAGCattcatatttttgatcAACGATATTCTATATTTGACCATGGGCGTCAACGAACACGCTCAAGAATCGCATCTCTTTTCCCTGTTATTGATCATCCCATTCTTAGGAGTATCAATTGCTTTATTTAAATGGAACCGTTGGCCAGCAAAAGTGTTTGTTGGTGACACATACTGCTACTTCGCAGGGATGGTATTTGCAGTTGTAGGAATTTTGGGTCATTTCTCAAAGACtactcttttgttcttcttgcctCAAATATTCAACTTCCTATACTCAGCACCGCAGTTATTCGGACTTGTGCCATGTCCAAGACATAGATTACCAAAGTTTCATGAAGAAGACTGGCTCATGTATACTTCGAGAGCCGAATTCAAGGAGAAGAAGCCCAAGAAGATTGTATCGACAATGTTAAAGATATTGTACAAATTTAAACTGATCGATATAAACATAGATCCAAAGACTAATGAAATATTGGATTGCAGCAACATGACCTTGATCAATTTGATCATTGTTTGGTTTGGACCCATGAGAGAGGATAAACTATGCAATACTGTACTCTTGTTGCAATTCTCCATTGGACTAGCAGCCATTTGTCTAAGACACTTACTGGGATCACTACTATTTGGTAACGATAATTTATGGAAAGTAGTATAA
- the SEH1 gene encoding Seh1p has product MKPFLTGHADLVHDVSYDFYGRHVATCSSDQQIKVFKLDKETNEWELSDSWKAHDSSVVSLDWAAPEFGRVIASVSYDKTIKLWEEDPDVSELSGKRWQKLCTLNDATGPLFCVKFAPSHLGLRLAALGNDGKLRMYDALESSDLRSWTLTSELSVLPDPPASHLQSDFDLSWCPSRFSTERLAVSAMDRAVIYQRNKQGKLVPAGELPGHKGLIRSIAWAPSIGRWFQLIATGCQDGKLRIYKITENPEADTISSVTEGAVNGNAPGTTESDSTVPLSIELIGEHADHQGEVWSVSWNLTGTILSSSGDDGKVRLWKASYSNEFRCMSVVQASR; this is encoded by the coding sequence ATGAAGCCATTCTTAACGGGACATGCAGATTTGGTGCACGATGTAAGCTACGACTTTTACGGCAGACATGTAGCGACATGTTCGAGCGACCAACAGATCAAAGTATTCAAGCTAGACAAGGAAACGAATGAGTGGGAACTGAGCGATTCGTGGAAGGCTCACGACAGTAGTGTTGTATCGCTTGACTGGGCTGCTCCAGAGTTTGGGCGTGTCATCGCGAGTGTATCGTACGACAAGACGATCAAGCTGTGGGAAGAGGATCCAGATGTCAGCGAGCTGTCTGGGAAACGGTGGCAGAAGCTATGCACGTTGAACGATGCCACTGGACCGTTATTCTGTGTAAAATTTGCGCCATCGCATTTGGGGTTGAGACTAGCAGCGTTGGGCAACGATGGTAAGTTGCGGATGTATGATGCGCTAGAGTCATCTGACCTCAGGTCCTGGACGTTAACCAGCGAATTGAGCGTGTTGCCCGATCCTCCGGCATCACACTTGCAGTCGGACTTTGATTTGTCGTGGTGTCCTTCGAGATTCTCGACCGAGAGACTAGCGGTGAGTGCGATGGACCGTGCAGTGATATACCAGCGGAACAAACAGGGGAAGCTTGTGCCAGCGGGCGAGCTTCCGGGCCACAAGGGTCTAATCAGGTCCATCGCGTGGGCGCCCTCGATTGGCAGATGGTTCCAATTGATTGCTACGGGATGTCAGGATGGGAAACTAAGAATATACAAGATTACAGAGAACCCGGAGGCAGACACTATTTCCTCCGTTACAGAGGGTGCAGTCAATGGCAATGCGCCTGGTACCACGGAATCGGACTCGACGGTACCCTTGAGCATCGAGCTCATCGGGGAGCACGCCGACCACCAGGGCGAGGTGTGGTCTGTGTCGTGGAACCTCACGGGCACGATCCTCAGCAGCTCAGGCGACGACGGCAAGGTGCGTCTCTGGAAGGCCTCGTACTCGAATGAGTTCAGGTGCATGAGCGTCGTCCAGGCCTCGCGCTAG
- the GPX2 gene encoding glutathione peroxidase GPX2 — MSKFYELCPKDSKGEPFPFSQLEGKVVLIVNVASKCGFTPQYKELEALYKKYEDKGFVVIGFPCNQFGHQEPGSDEEIVQFCQLNYGVSFPVLKKIDVNGSNADPVYNFLKNEKSGLLGFKGIKWNFEKFLVDKKGKVVERYSSLTKPSSLEATVEKLLNA, encoded by the coding sequence ATGTCCAAGTTTTACGAATTGTGTCCAAAGGATAGCAAGGGAGAACCATTCCCATTCTCGCAATTGGAAGGTAAGGTTGTGTTGATCGTCAACGTTGCTTCCAAGTGTGGGTTCACTCCTCAATACAAGGAATTAGAGGCTTTGTACAAGAAGTACGAAGACAAGGGATTCGTTGTTATTGGGTTCCCATGCAACCAGTTCGGTCACCAAGAACCAGGTTCTGACGAAGAGATTGTTCAGTTCTGTCAACTGAACTACGGTGTTTCTTTCCCagtcttgaagaagatcgaTGTGAACGGTTCCAACGCTGACCCAGTGTAcaacttcttgaagaaCGAAAAGTCCGGTCTATTGGGCTTCAAGGGTATCAAGTGGAACTTTGAGAAGTTCTTGGTCGACAAGAAGGGTAAGGTTGTTGAGAGATACAGCTCATTGACCaagccttcttctttggaagcCACTGTCGAGAAGCTATTGAACGCTTGA
- the ISW1 gene encoding chromatin-remodeling ATPase ISW1 has product MDSPEYVEKLKPFQDGIPNSIEENKKRYLLPMHELAAGKKRFDTEGTLKRFEHLLGVSNLFRHFIEKKAEKDPKFREVLDIIDNVDNKARGRGKKNANSRTRKSEKEEDAELMKDEEEEDDFEDVDFQFRESPAYINGELRPYQIQGLNWLVSLHKNQLAGILADEMGLGKTLQTISFLGYLRYIEKINGPFLVIAPKSTLNNWLREINRWTPEVNAFILQGDKEERAKLCQNKLLACDFDICVASYEIIIREKASFKKIDWQYVIIDEAHRIKNEESMLSQVLREFSSRNRLLITGTPLQNNLHELWALLNFLLPDIFADASTFDDWFSSETSEEDKEKIVKQLHTVLSPFLLRRIKNDVESSLLPKKELNVYVGMSSMQKKWYKQILEKDIDAVNGTNGQKESKTRLLNIVMQLRKCCNHPYLFDGAEPGPPYTTDEHLVYNSAKLKVLDKLLKKFKEQGSRVLIFSQMSRVLDILEDYCYFREYEYCRIDGSTAHEDRITAIDEYNAPDSKKFIFLLTTRAGGLGINLTTADIVVLYDSDWNPQADLQAMDRAHRIGQKKQVHVFRLVTDNSVEEKILERATQKLKLDQLVIQQGRVNTKKKENKNDSKDALLSMIQHGAVDVFKSNDSSAVTSKTGTPHPEDKDEDIDLDALLAKSEDKTKSLNNKYATLGLDELQRFNQDSAYEWDGKNFKKKVTKDIINPLFIPPTKRERTANANYSVDNYYKDVLNPGRNNQYTVPPKMPKLQPVNSHQLLRPQLKAIYEKERMWIAKKNNYVPNLDDVATTYGEVKDEAEKKDKLELLKLSIANAEPLTEEEEKNKVEWEKEGFHNWNKLDFRKFITASGKHGRNSIQAIASEFGGSKTEEEVRAYAKAFWANLERVEDYERYVKNIETEEERVRRVKLQQESLRRKISLCSNPLFELKLKFPPSTNNKRTFSEEEDRFILLMLFKYGLDRENVYEMIRDEIKHHPLFELDFFFQSRTPIELQRRAITLLQCLEKEFNTGIEKTEEVKERMKKEDEEGEKLREKLKEENKKRREEEEEEEQEKQKAEGDAQTNGDSNGTSGVPEASEASEAAGTDEPNNKKVKTE; this is encoded by the coding sequence ATGGACTCACCGGAATACGTGGAGAAGTTAAAACCTTTTCAGGATGGAATACCAAACagtattgaagaaaataagaAGAGATACTTGTTGCCAATGCACGAACTAGCAGCTGGTAAAAAGAGGTTCGATACTGAAGGAACTCTAAAGAGATTTGAACATTTGCTCGGGGTCTCTAATCTTTTCAGACATTTTATCGAGAAGAAGGCGGAAAAGGATCCGAAGTTCAGGGAAGTTTTAGATATTATTGACAATGTTGATAATAAGGCGAGAGGTAGGGGCAAGAAGAACGCCAACTCACGCACGCGTAAATCCGAAAAGGAGGAAGATGCTGAACTTATGaaggatgaggaagaagaggatgatTTCGAAGATGTGGATTTCCAATTCAGAGAAAGTCCAGCTTACATTAATGGTGAATTAAGACCATACCAAATCCAAGGTTTGAATTGGTTAGTCTCTTTACACAAGAATCAGCTAGCAGGTATTCTAGCAGATGAGATGGGTCTTGGTAAAACACTACAGACAATTTCCTTCTTAGGATACCTAAGATATATCGAGAAAATTAATGGTCCATTCCTCGTTATTGCCCCCAAATCTACTTTGAATAATTGGCTAAGAGAGATCAACAGATGGACCCCAGAAGTAAACGCTTTCATCTTGCAAGGTgataaggaagaaagagcaaAACTCTGTCAAAACAAGCTATTGGCTTGtgattttgatatttgtgTTGCCTCTTATGAAATCATTATTAGAGAAAAGGcatctttcaagaaaatTGATTGGCAATATGTTATCATTGACGAGGCTCACAGAATTAAGAACGAAGAATCGATGTTGTCACAGGTATTAAGAGAATTCTCATCCAGGAATAGACTACTAATCACTGGTACCCCGTTACAGAACAATCTTCATGAACTTTGGGCTTTATTAAACTTCTTATTGCCCGACATTTTTGCAGATGCATCAACCTTCGATGATTGGTTCTCTAGTGAGACTTCCGAAGAGGATAAGGAGAAAATCGTGAAACAACTACACACAGTTTTAAGTCCTTTCTTGTTGCGTCGTATTAAGAATGATGTTGAAAGTTCTTTattaccaaagaaagaattgaatgTTTATGTTGGTATGTCTTCAATGCAGAAAAAGTGGTATAAACAAATCCTAGAGAAGGATATAGATGCGGTCAATGGTACCAACGGTCAAAAGGAATCTAAAACTCGTCTACTTAATATTGTGATGCAATTGAGAAAGTGCTGTAACCATCCTTACTTGTTTGACGGTGCAGAACCAGGCCCTCCATACACTACAGATGAACATTTGGTGTATAATTCAGCCAAATTAAAAGTCTTGGATAAGCTATTgaaaaagttcaaagaacaaggtaGCAGGGTATTGATATTCTCCCAAATGTCTCGTGTGCTTGATATCCTAGAAGACTACTGTTATTTCCGTGAATACGAGTATTGTAGAATCGATGGTTCTACAGCTCACGAAGACAGAATTACGGCAATCGATGAGTACAATGCTCCTGATTCTAAAAAgtttattttccttctaACCACGCGTGCTGGTGGTTTGGGTATTAATTTGACAACTGCTGACATCGTTGTCTTATACGATTCTGACTGGAACCCACAAGCAGATTTACAGGCCATGGACCGTGCCCACAGAATTGGTCAAAAGAAACAGGTTCATGTCTTCAGATTGGTAACTGACAAcagtgttgaagaaaagatctTGGAAAGAGCAACacagaaattgaaattaGATCAATTGGTTATCCAACAAGGTAGAGTTaatacaaagaagaaggagaataaaaatgatTCAAAGGATGCATTACTTTCTATGATTCAACACGGTGCTGTAGATGTTTTCAAGAGCAACGATAGCAGTGCCGTTACGAGTAAGACAGGGACTCCTCATCCAGAGGATAAAGATGAGGATATTGATTTAGATGCTTTGTTAGCCAAGTCGGAGGACAAAACCAAGAGTTTGAATAATAAATACGCAACTTTAGGTTTAGATGAGTTGCAAAGGTTCAACCAAGACTCTGCTTACGAGTGGGATGGTaagaatttcaaaaagaaggttaCTAAGGATATTATTAACCCATTATTCATTCCGCCAACGAAGCGTGAACGTACTGCAAACGCGAACTATTCGGTAGATAACTACTACAAAGATGTTTTGAACCCAGGCCGTAATAATCAATATACCGTTCCACCTAAGATGCCTAAACTACAACCAGTTAATAGTCATCAACTCTTAAGACCCCAATTAAAGGCCATATacgagaaagaaagaatgtGGAttgccaagaagaataacTATGTTCCGAACTTGGATGATGTGGCGACAACCTATGGAGAAGTTAAGGACGAagctgaaaagaaggataagTTAGAACTTCTCAAATTGTCTATTGCCAATGCAGAACCACTCacggaagaagaggagaaGAATAAGGTTGAGtgggaaaaagaaggtttccATAACTGGAACAAGTTAGACTTCCGTAAATTCATCACTGCTTCTGGTAAACATGGTCGTAACTCTATCCAAGCGATTGCGTCTGAATTTGGTGGAAGTAAGACCGAGGAAGAGGTAAGGGCTTATGCGAAAGCATTTTGGGCCAATTTGGAAAGAGTAGAGGATTATGAAAGATATGTGAAGAACATCGAGACCGAAGAAGAGAGGGTTAGACGTGTAAAGTTGCAACAAGAGTCGCTACGTCGCAAGATTAGCCTGTGCTCCAATCCACTATTTGAACTTAAATTAAAGTTCCCTCCCTCGACTAACAACAAAAGGActttttctgaagaagaagacaggTTTATATTACTAATGTTGTTCAAGTATGGGTTGGATAGGGAGAATGTTTACGAAATGATCAGAGATGAGATCAAACACCACCCACTCTTTGAATtagacttctttttccagAGCAGGACACCTATCGAGCTTCAAAGAAGGGCTATTACATTACTCCAATGTTTGGAAAAAGAGTTCAACACTGGCATCGAGAAGACCGAAGAGGTGAAGGAGCGCATGAAGAAAGAGGACGAGGAAGGTGAAAAGTTGAGAGAAAAGCTGAAGGAAGAGAataagaagagaagagaagaagaagaagaagaagagcaggAGAAACAAAAAGCTGAGGGGGACGCACAAACGAACGGCGATAGTAACGGCACATCCGGCGTACCTGAGGCAAGTGAGGCAAGTGAGGCCGCTGGAACAGACGAACCAAATAACAAAAAGGTTAAAACGGAGTAG
- the LSG1 gene encoding ribosome biogenesis GTPase LSG1, translating into MPPKETPKKWKPPKGPKPIQRKNKNTIGLGRTIQQARRKENEVQYLPDGEERFTTEKHEANWVKLRSITQESALDEFLSTAELADKDFAADRHSNVKIIRMDNGGDAARSQGFTLSNEQKSKINEKQRLHARELIVPRRPKWNESMTKFELERLEKEAFLEWRRKLAFLQEDNEDLLLTPFERNIEVWRQLWRVVERCDLVVQIVDARDPLLFRSTDLEKYVKEVDDRKQNLLLINKADLLTRKQRIIWAKYLLSRNISFTFFSAAKANEILEKQEELGEDYVEEKDDDDEYNGSEEEITELDGEKVDKEILEKIKILKIEQLESLFLEKAPSNPLLPPLPGQESLLQIGLVGYPNVGKSSTINALVGAKKVSVSSTPGKTKHFQTIKLSNRVVLCDCPGLVFPNFAYNKGELVCNGVLPIDQLRDYIGPSTLVAERIPKYFLEAVYGIHIQTKSVEEGGNGEVPTAQELLVAYARARGYMTQGFGAADESRASRYILKDYVNGKLLYINPPPHMDDETPYTREECKEFNKDLYTFDKLPLNRQEQLAEAAKNKGIQELDLARDLSQLTFSAHIGGDGDKLQAKSVNHGGKQAALYNAADELDKNFFHLNSVQGKLTNPFHKQSLNSGNGKKHNKKNKKGKKKAAMYAD; encoded by the coding sequence ATGCCTCCAAAGGAAACACCAAAGAAATGGAAGCCTCCAAAGGGCCCAAAACCtatccaaagaaagaataaaaatacTATTGGGTTAGGTAGAACCATTCAGCAAGCCAGACGTAAAGAGAATGAGGTTCAATACTTACCCGACGGTGAAGAACGTTTCACTACTGAGAAACATGAAGCAAATTGGGTTAAGTTGAGATCTATCACCCAAGAATCAGCTTTGGATGAGTTTTTGAGTACTGCAGAATTGGCCGACAAGGACTTTGCCGCAGACAGACATTCCAATGTCAAGATTATCCGTATGGACAATGGTGGTGATGCAGCTAGATCACAAGGTTTTACTTTATCTAATGAACAGAAGAGTAAAATCAATGAGAAACAAAGATTGCATGCTAGAGAGTTAATTGTGCCTAGAAGGCCAAAGTGGAACGAATCGATGACTAAGTTTGAGTTAGAAAGATTAGAAAAGGAAGCGTTTTTGGAATGGAGGCGTAAACTTGCATTTTTACAGGAAGATAATGAAGATTTGTTATTAACGCCTTTCGAAAGAAATATCGAAGTCTGGAGACAGTTGTGGAGAGTTGTTGAAAGATGTGATTTAGTTGTTCAGATTGTGGATGCAAGAGACCCTCTATTATTCAGGTCCACGGATTTGGAGAAATACGTGAAGGAAGTCGATGATAGAAAGCAGAATTTGCTATTGATTAACAAAGCGGACTTGTTGACAAGAAAACAACGTATCATCTGGGCTAAATACTTGCTCTCaagaaatatatcatttacTTTCTTCTCCGCAGCAAAGGCCAACGAGATATTGgaaaagcaagaagaattggGTGAAGATTACgtggaagagaaagatgatgatgatgagtaTAATGgttcagaagaagaaataaccGAACTTGACGGTGAAAAAGTAGATAAGGAAATCTtagaaaagatcaagataCTAAAGATTGAACAATTAGAATCACTTTTCCTAGAAAAAGCTCCTAGTAATCCTCTTCTACCCCCACTACCTGGTCAGGAATCTCTATTACAAATTGGTTTGGTTGGTTATCCAAATGTGGGTAAGTCTTCCACTATCAATGCCTTGGTTGGTGCCAAAAAGGTTTCCGTGTCATCAACCCCAGGTAAGACTAAACATTTCCAAACTATAAAGCTTTCCAATAGGGTAGTTCTATGTGACTGTCCCGGTTTAGTCTTCCCCAACTTTGCATACAACAAGGGAGAGTTGGTTTGTAATGGTGTTTTGCCAATTGATCAACTCCGTGATTACATTGGACCATCTACTTTGGTGGCAGAAAGAATTCCTAAGTATTTCTTGGAAGCAGTGTATGGTATTCACATTCAGACTAAATCAGTAGAGGAAGGTGGTAACGGTGAAGTCCCTACCGCTCAAGAATTACTTGTTGCATATGCTAGAGCCCGTGGTTATATGACACAAGGTTTTGGTGCTGCAGATGAATCTCGTGCCTCTCGTTACATTCTAAAAGATTATGTCAATGGTAAGCTTCTATACATCAACCCACCACCTCATATGGACGATGAGACACCTTACACTAGAGAAGAATGTAAGGAATTCAACAAGGATCTATATACGTTTGATAAATTGCCTCTCAACAGGCAAGAGCAGTTAGCAGAGGCTGCAAAGAACAAAGGTATACAAGAACTTGATTTGGCCCGTGATCTAAGTCAGTTAACATTTTCGGCGCACATAGGTGGTGATGGTGACAAGTTACAAGCAAAATCCGTTAACCATGGTGGTAAACAAGCTGCTTTATACAATGCTGCAGATGAGCTCGATAAGAACTTCTTCCATCTTAACAGTGTACAAGGAAAACTAACGAATCCTTTCCATAAACAAAGCCTTAACAGTGGAAACGGTAAGAAACATAAtaagaagaacaaaaagggtaagaagaaggccGCTATGTATGCTGATTAG
- the USE1 gene encoding SNAP receptor USE1, with amino-acid sequence MPVELDILGDSLQSSFQKDNTLLRDEDDPFYHYLISTKAATNLDIIRKSAIKDSIHDSTANTINEYQTRLSRLEDLANSLNFSAESKLKQKYDSYVEDQKTRRYSVDFDMPAEGSMDSEDIASGMESREEDDSLRNLRQRLMGKRRDSFEGENESFDKQMQIQDDLQKELVQDMSQLVTGLKQGAEAFQNALEHDSTVLKAAEIGLHVTSRSLSTLGSNLKKYHKEKIGFFMKLGLLSFVILGLLITYLVIKVFPDL; translated from the coding sequence ATGCCAGTTGAGTTGGATATTTTGGGTGATTCATTGCAATcctcttttcaaaaagataATACACTGCTTAGAGACGAAGATGATCCATTTTACCACTACCTAATATCCACGAAGGCGGCCACAAACTTGGATATAATTAGAAAGAGTGCAATAAAAGATAGTATACATGATTCCACGGCGAATACTATAAATGAATATCAGACGAGGCTTTCTAGATTAGAAGATCTGGCGAACTCTCTAAACTTCTCTGCTGAAAGTAAGCTTAAACAAAAGTACGATTCATATGTTGAAGACCAGAAAACAAGGCGGTATAGTGTCGACTTTGATATGCCAGCGGAAGGCTCCATGGATTCAGAAGATATAGCCTCAGGGATGGAATCCCGCGAGGAAGATGACTCTCTTCGTAACCTAAGGCAACGTCTTATGGgcaaaagaagagacaGTTTTGAAGGTGAGAATGAATCCTTTGACAAACAAATGCAAATTCAGGATGATTTGCAGAAGGAATTGGTTCAGGACATGTCCCAATTGGTGACTGGTTTGAAACAAGGTGCAGAAGCATTTCAAAATGCTCTTGAGCATGATTCTACTGTCCTAAAAGCGGCTGAAATTGGGTTGCATGTCACTTCCAGAAGCCTTTCGACCCTTGGGTCTAACTTAAAGAAGTACCATAAGGAAAAGATCGGATTTTTCATGAAACTTGGACTTCTTTCATTTGTCATATTGGGTTTATTGATAACCTACCTAGTTATTAAGGTTTTCCCTGACCTCTAA
- the ENP1 gene encoding snoRNA-binding rRNA-processing protein ENP1 encodes MGKVMSNNGRKQRHDPLLKDLDSQHGNLKKQGKKKVENKSQDDNTKDEEFVDAQQSRKILQLAKEQQEEIEQEDEQALKTSQQVLNRFRVSHYDEDDEEDEAQDGNISDFDPEDGDEAYEGFEEEEVVEIDEEDAEMFDQYFKTSADFNSSNGSYNLADKIMASIREKEMELEANGEEVVSNEPAAPADRSEGVALPPKVIKAYLAVGQIMKTWRHGKLPKLFKVLPSLNNWQDVLYVTNPEEWSPNAVYEGTKLFVSNLSAKEAQKFVISVLLTRFREEIEFNEDHNLNYHVYRALKKSLYKPAAFFKGFLFPLVESGCNVREATIAASVLSKVSVPALHSAAALSYLLRLPFSPATTVFIKILLEKKYALPYQTVDECVFYFMRFREVSDGSNGQDAVRVLPVVWHKAFLAFAQRYKNDITQDQRDFLLETVRQRGHKDIGPEIRRELLAGESREFVSDVGNKADLMLDIL; translated from the coding sequence ATGGGGAAAGTGATGAGTAATAACGGCCGGAAGCAGAGACATGATCCTCTCTTGAAGGATCTTGACTCTCAACACGGgaacttgaagaaacaaggcaagaagaaggtcGAGAACAAATCTCAGGATGATAACACTAAGGATGAGGAATTTGTTGATGCTCAACAATCTAGAAAGATCTTGCAGTTGGCTAaggaacaacaagaagaaattgaacaagaagatgaacaaGCTTTGAAGACGTCCCAACAAGTTTTGAACAGATTCCGTGTTTCTCAttacgatgaagatgatgaggaagatgaggCTCAAGACGGCAATATTTCTGATTTTGATCCAGAGGATGGCGATGAAGCTTACGAAGGTTtcgaggaagaagaggttGTCGAAATCGACGAAGAAGACGCAGAAATGTTCGATCAATACTTCAAGACTTCCGCTGATTTCAATTCCAGCAATGGTTCTTACAACCTAGCTGATAAGATCATGGCTTCTATcagagaaaaagagatggAACTAGAGGCGAATGGAGAAGAGGTCGTCTCAAATGAACCAGCTGCTCCTGCGGACCGTTCCGAGGGTGTTGCATTACCACCAAAAGTTATCAAGGCTTACTTAGCCGTCGGACAAATCATGAAAACATGGAGGCACGGTAAGCTACCCAAGCTTTTCAAAGTTCTTCCATCTTTGAATAACTGGCAAGACGTCCTTTACGTCACAAACCCAGAAGAATGGTCTCCAAATGCCGTTTACGAAGGTACCAAGCTTTTCGTTTCGAACTTATCAGCCAAGGAAGCTCAAAAGTTTGTCATTTCTGTGTTATTGACAAGATTCCGTGAAGAAATAGAATTCAACGAAGACCATAACCTAAACTACCACGTATACCGTGCTTTGAAAAAGTCTCTATATAAACCTGCTGCATTCTTCAAGGGTTTCCTATTTCCGTTGGTAGAATCTGGGTGTAACGTTAGAGAAGCAACCATTGCTGCAAGTGTGTTGTCTAAAGTATCAGTACCTGCTCTTCATTCAGCAGCTGCCCTATCATACCTTCTTAGATTGCCTTTCTCTCCTGCTACTACAGTGTTTATCAAGATTCttttagagaagaagtatGCTTTGCCTTACCAAACTGTCGATGAGTGTGTCTTCTATTTCATGAGATTCAGAGAAGTTAGTGATGGTAGTAATGGTCAAGATGCTGTCAGAGTTTTACCTGTAGTATGGCACAAGGCTTTCCTTGCTTTTGCTCAAAGATATAAGAATGATATCACTCAAGATCAAAGAGATTTCTTACTTGAAACTGTACGTCAAAGAGGACACAAGGACATTGGACCAGAAATTAGAAGAGAACTATTAGCTGGTGAGAGTAGAGAATTTGTTAGCGATGTCGGTAACAAAGCTGATCTAATGCTTGATATCCTGTAG